One Siniperca chuatsi isolate FFG_IHB_CAS linkage group LG1, ASM2008510v1, whole genome shotgun sequence genomic window, GATGTAATTCCTCATGTTGCACGAGACCACCTGGCGCCATGTGTCCCCGGACCACAGTTAGTCAACACATTATAGGCTACGTTTTACAAAGTGTCAGCAGAAACTGTAGTCTACGCAGCACATGGACAAAAGCATTGAACAAACACTGCAAACCGCGGAGTGCGCGGTCCGGATATATTTACTATGAAATCAAATGACGCCATCTTGTGGCCAGACTATGAAACTACGGCTGCACGGAGTCTGGTTCAAATGATTGGTTCACCTTAATTATGAAACATATTTCCTCACTTACCTGAAGAGTGGCCATGGTTTAATTTGTCAGTTGAGGTCAGTTTTTGACCTTTCTGCCTCATCCACACCACAATACAATGGAAATTAATGAAACTTAGCtcgtggtgctcacagcattggaAAAATGAAGGTTCAACTCGCTGCTGTCTAACTGTCGTACGGTTTTTATGCGGACTATTTCTTTTCCTTAGAGTTCTAATGAAAACTGCTTACAGTTATTACTGGGTATCAAAGTTTCAGTATTTAGCATCTATCACTCACAGTACAGGTATGTAGAGCTGGACTTTAATTAGAATAGGACTTGTAACGTTAGAGCTCCTGTAAcggaatgtaatgtaatttataaAATTGTCTCGATTTGGTTAGCGAACTAGCTAACGCTACATCAGGACATCTCAGAATTGGAGTACaatattgtataataataatttttcaattcaattcagtggctttattggcatgaatgtTTTGAAAACAATTTTGCCAAAGCATCCAAGtacaaattaatcaaatatttggacaatacacaaaacactgatattaaaaaacacacacgcacacaaaaacagtaaaaaaacaaatacacaaaaacagtaatattaGCACAACATAGATAaaatcatggatgtattataataACTcctattatacatccatggatAAAATACACCTTGAAcacttaacgttagctaactactacaaaaaaaaatggTAGGCTTGTGGCTGCAGTTTGGTATTTAATGCCAGTTAGCTCTAATAGTTAGCTAACTAGcatgaagtaaaagtactgttgctatggtcACCTGCAGTTTACCTCGCGTACTAATTCAGAACGGTGGTTAAACTTGACCGGAACTATGTTTGAGGTGTCCCGAACAAGTTTAACGAACAACTACGAGCCATTTAGAAACCAGCTACTGTTAGTTTTTTACCTGTTTAGGAGGTGTTATGGAGATTAACATGTATGAGGTGGTGATGATGACCCCCTCAGTGACGGAGACGTATCAGCTGTGGTGACGCTGTTTGAGTTTCTCAGCATCCCCCGCCACACCCTCCTcagagtgcagcagcagcagccgcagcagcagcagcatgatgcGAGTGGCCCTGCTAGTTTTGGCTCTCACAGCAGTCTGCAATGGCATCCTCCCTGAGATAGTGGACTCGGGCATCAGTCACATCCTGGAGGACAATTCCGCCCAGGGACAAACTGAGCTGGACCGCATGTTTGTGGAAGTGGAGCAACTGCCAGAGGATCCGCAGCAAAAGCCTGACGATGCGTTTCACCAAGTAGGCAGCCAAGTTGCACCACTCAGTCAGCATCTAGATCTAGCTTTTTACATGACATAGCATTATTTCACTGCTCACTgctgaaaacatacatttgGTTTAAGTTATTGGCTGGTATAATGAGAACACTTCCATCTCTGGACAGAAGTATAAAAAGCTTAGAGGCAGCAGTGGAGGGAGCTAGAATATGGGAGTGACTTCTTAATGCATCTCTTTACCTGACATCTAACTCTGATAATCTCTCCAATCCTTCTAGAAGAGCAACGAGAGCATCTCTGCTTCTGATAATGTGATTGATAATGAATCTGTCCACACCTCAGGAGACCAGGTaggcttataaataataaacaaaagtgAGATAGTGTTTGTTTCCCCTATGTGAATGAAACAGATGTTCTACCTTCACACAGGAGACAAACAACATTACTACAGCCGTCCAGTCCAGTGACCTGGGGAACGATATTGATCATGTAAGTTTATTCTGTTTACCTACAGTCCTAAATGATAAACAGTCCAGTAAAAATCAATCTTTaaactcttttgtttttcatatgaCCTTTGACTGCTCAGATTAAATTTTTCAACATGAAAAGCCCTCAACATTGCATAATGTCTGGGAGCAGCATCACAGCCAGCTGATTTGTCAAGTGCATTTATCACAATGATGACTGTACAAAATTGTTGATAATTAAGTGATGCTGTGTGCTTTGAGCTTTTGCTGCTTATAACAGCTTCGAACAGAGGGGGTTCTTATGCAACAATAcagatttatattttcagtATAGTCGTATAAAAACCCAATTCAAACAGCAACTTTCTGATATCTTCATTTATTGGCTTACAGTGTTACAGCACAAGTAAAACACAgcagataaaacatttatttgaattccCTTGTCAGCATTATAATGATGTAGATCATCACCTTCAGTTTATTGTAAGTCTCTTGCTACTTTTACACTTTGTATATTGGCAGGAGAGTCCATTGAATGGTGTACTGTTAGACACATTATAGAAAGACAGGAGAGGCAAATAGCTGTTTACATGATAACTCTGGGACAAGAGTCTGTCCTAGTTACAAgaggtaaaaataaaactggagGCACCTCTTTCTTCATAAATATGTTGCACGCTTTCTTCCTGCCTAATTGGCTGCAAATAAGCCGGCTGCAAATAATATGCAACCTACAAGtgaatttatttagttttttattttgcacacTGTGACCTGCATGTGTATTAAATCCAGAGTCTCTCTACCCTGAGGTTTGAATCTCATGTAGGGTCACATGATATGCAGAAGGGGTGCCAGGGATAAGACTGatatattaaaatttgtttgacatattttacaaaaacatgttcAGCATACAGCATCATTTCTATACATAACTAGACCAACTGGAGCTCACTCATGTtcttgaaaatgtaaacaatgccATTCTTATTTCACATGATAACTGAACAGCTCTCTGATTGCATGGAGTTAGAAAAGGCTGAGACACCCTGATGTaatccttcctccctctcttgtcTTTAGGGATGCATCACTGACGAGGACTGTGGGAAGGGAAGGTATTGCCTTTATGACACGCACAACTCCAAGTGTCTGCCTTGCAAAGCAATCGATGTGGTAAGTGAAACTAAGTTACTTTTATATGGGCACCTGcacttttcagttttctctgcACAATTTCTCAGGTCTGTtgctttcaaacacacatacgGTCACTTCCGGGCAGCTGGGGTTTCACTTCGACTGCATTGCAGTGTGTCCACAAGTGTAATTGGAGTGTGTTGTCTGTGAACACTCTGTCCCATGAGCTTCACATGAAAGGACAGCATGCATCAAGGTTAAATAAGagctcttcttttccttctgcTCTCTCAAAGGACGTCTACAGCAAAAAGAATATTAATAATGAGAGTCTTCTCTGTAGAGACTCATTGGCTTTATTTAAGACTTAGTTATTACTGCTGATTCTGTAGTGGCTTCTTTGGATGAATTGGCCTTGGTGTAGCAGAGTAAAAAGCAATGCAAAGGGATACAGATACTGGCAGTCTGCCGTACAAGGCTACATTATACAGGGATAATAAATACAGAGGACAGGATCTGTGTCTTGTCAGAAGCACTGCACTGAAAAACTCTGCATGGAAATAACCAGAACACTGTTTACTGTATCCCCAAATGAACAATTCATAGAGGTTATGTAGGAATAGGAACGTGTCTCACAGCTATCAGAGACCAGTTGACCCGCTGATCTCATTTATATTTAACCAAAAAAACATCAGCAGACTTACGCTTAGAGAATTATTAATGTCATTAATGCCCTGGTGAGTTTCAGCCTCGTTAAACTGAAGGTGCATGTCATGTTCTCATTTCTGCGACTTTTAAGtgttaagaaaatgaaaagcatttttttcctattttttcaGTCCTGTACTAAGGATACAGAGTGCTGCGGTGAACAGCTGTGCATATGGGGTCAGTGCAgtcaaaatgcaacaaaaggaGAGGCTGGCAGCACCTGTCAATACCAGACTGACTGCAACCCAGACCTCTGCTGTGCTCTCCATAAAGGTACGGTACAGCACAGACTACAGTAAATGCTGCTCAGTGATTCACTACATCCTCTCagaaaatgcatgtgtgtgttttctttgtgcgTTCAGCCCTGCACTTCTCTGTCTGCTTGGCTAAGCCCATTGAGCGTGAGCGCTGCTTTGGTGCCTCCAACCACCTGCTAGAGCTGTTGTCCTGGGACATAGGGGACAAGGGACCCAGGAAGCATTGCCCCTGTGCAGGAGACCTCCACTGCCAGCACCTGGGGTGAGTGCAGTACATTTAGTAGCACAGAATGTCTTAAATCTTGTATTTGTTGTTGAGTGAATgatataaatgaatgaataaatgataatatCCAAGATATTAAAGCTTTACATGGATGTTTTTGACAGACGAGGGTCCATGTGCCTTAAAGGAGAAGACTCAAGTGAAGAGGACCTGACAGACACTCTGTACTCAGAGATAGACTATATAATCTAGACATAGCTTGATTTGATTCACATTGCAGTGTAAACAACTAGACAAGGGTCTCCACTGACTCTAGCAGCTAGCAGTCATAGCACTTTCTGTTTGCCATCTTTATCCAAAGTGGTAAAGCTATACAGCATGGGAAATGGATGaaagtatatttattttgtttgctttaattgAGATCTGAGGTTTACAAACCTTAAAGGTTTCTGAAAATGTAGATATAAAAGTCACAAACGAAAAACAGGAATCACTATATTTGCAAAGTCCTGTGTTGATACTAAACACTGGTTTCTTGACTATTTGCTGCATCTCTACATTGCATTGTAACACTAACCCATATCTCATGCTAATCCCAGCCATAGCATTAACCGCAACACACTGAATGTAACTCTAGATACTGAATAGCTGTAGACTACTCACCTCACTGTTTAAAACTGAGACCAAAATCAAAGTTTCATTTGAGCCACCCAGTTTGCAGTCTCACTGCATTTACTGTGcactaagaagaagaagaaaccagATATAATCATgcttcatgtactgtatgactAACAAAACAGTATCACAGAAGCAGGCAATAATAAATCATGTTTGGGTTACCAAGAATCACTTTCCTCAACATTACACCTATATTCATCTACAGGATGCTGACACTACCATGAGATGTCAGTAGAACATCTGGTAAAGGATTctgttaacatttacatttctgctgTCAAGGACTACACCAGTTGGTCATATTGCCATCTAGGAAGCTACTTTGCATCCTTATACATGTCTGAAAAAACATCAAAGTATTTTTAAGAGTAAATCTAATTCTAGCTGAAcaaagcttttttccccctctgcaATTTCTCTTGTTcctgagaaaatgttttggcaAACCTTGCTGCTTGATCCCAGCATTATCTGCTCTGCTGCCAAGATTCTCATGTTGCTGTTCCACATAggtactgtttgtttttgccaagAACTAGGcctcaacattttaattgtgaAGAAGTGACATGTAATTATATGCACGACAAGAGTTAGCCCTGTCCAACATGCCATGTTGTGATTTATTCTATAGTAGTTTATATTAgtgttttcatatatatatatatatatatatatatatatatatatatatatatatatatatatatatatatatatatatatatatatatatatatatatatatatatatatatatataaaaaattgtcACTTTATTTCAATAGTCCACTGTTGCCTTTTAAGCAGTATCTCATATCCAGCAGTAACTTATCCGACTACCTTCAATTTGATTGTCAATTACTATAACTTGTTTTGATTAGTCCGATGGTTGATGGTGGACTCTCAGTTACAGGACAGTAATTCCGGGCTATTGAGACAAATCTTGTTGACAGCCTGCTGAAAGTTAGAGCCAAAACAAGTCTCCTGAAATTGTTACTCTTTATACTGTACGGTGGAAGGTGGAAGCTCAAACAGTAATAATGGGGGGGTACATTTGCCAGCTTTAGAAGCATAAACTGAGTTAACAGTTGGAAACAGCTggataataatatttaatagaaAAAAGGAATTACTATTCCTTGTTCAGTCACATCATGGGCACAATGTAGTTTTAATTTCAGTACAAGTTTTGATTTGTCAAGGAGCTCTCGCCACACCTGCATCTCCAGCTTATGTTGCACACTTCGGTGGTCCCAGACATTACTTTTTAAGTCATGCTGTTAGTCCCCAAAACCTCATGTTGCTTGTCTTTCATGTCCAGCAATGTGACTTACCATTTCAACATCCAGGCCGGAAGGTGCAATACTAATGCAAGCAAtacctgatgtgtgtgtgactagCAGTATACTTATGCTGTCGGATGTTAACTTACATACATAAGCTACAACTGGCAACTATAACCTCTGCACTGTTCTTAAGCACTTGAAACCTGACATGCAGCTTGTACAACTCTTGccttcagaaaaataaaagttttttttttaaaacaccaaaCCTTAAAAAGGTGAATGTGATTTGTGAGTTAGATTAAGCcattttaatttacagtgacagaaaacatcagttatgaaaaaaagcattttaattaaTATCTAAAATCATCTTAAACTATTTTCACACAAGATTTAAATCTCAAAGAaataaacatcaacaacaacaaaaaaggtaTTGGCATTTCTACAGTGAATAGCTGGTGGCAGCATCAGGAGCCCAGAGGGGCCGGGATGCTGAGCTTCAGTCCTCAGACCAGTTGCCCAGGCAGACTGAGACATCCTGCGGGCTTTCTATACCCTCTGGTGCCAGTCtatcaagcagcagcagcagcagcaggtagaaGCGCCAAAAACAACCTGGCGCTCTCTGCCAAAAACCCAGAGAGCGCCCCCGTCCCCTCAGtacatcaccacacacacacacacacacacacacacacacacacgtggatGACACTAGAGATGTACACCCAGTTCACATGGTGcaagaaacagacaaagaaatccACTTTCTAAATTAAAGGTTAATACAGACAACAGATGTGTGCCTGGTGCCTCACAAAGACCTAATTGATCGATTAAGTCTGgagcaaaataataatttacaacaaacaaaaacaaggataTTCTTAACATAGTCTACTTGGTTTTGTTTC contains:
- the dkk3a gene encoding dickkopf-related protein 3a encodes the protein MMRVALLVLALTAVCNGILPEIVDSGISHILEDNSAQGQTELDRMFVEVEQLPEDPQQKPDDAFHQKSNESISASDNVIDNESVHTSGDQETNNITTAVQSSDLGNDIDHGCITDEDCGKGRYCLYDTHNSKCLPCKAIDVSCTKDTECCGEQLCIWGQCSQNATKGEAGSTCQYQTDCNPDLCCALHKALHFSVCLAKPIERERCFGASNHLLELLSWDIGDKGPRKHCPCAGDLHCQHLGRGSMCLKGEDSSEEDLTDTLYSEIDYII